The sequence CCTTAATTGGTCTTGTAAAATTATTCCATAATTTACCGTAACATTACCTTGTCTTGTAActcagccagaagtgatctctcAAACGGTATTGTACTATCAAGAGTaaaattttcatctaaaaaaatctgaaaagtaAAGAATAAAAGTTTGATTACCAAATCATAGGgccaacaaaaatatattacaaattaacaataaCTTGAGAGGAACAAggcagaaaaaaatattaactaaaaatttcatttaaaatacaattgttgCAATTACCATTGAATTGTCAGCACTTTGGTTATCAGAGGGTGTAGAGGTTTGTGTCTTAGCTTTGATTTTCTTGTTATGTAAATTAGATAATTCTTTGCAAGTAGCAGCTAACTGAGATTTCAGGTCctgaataacaataattataaacatttaggattaaaattataaaataaaaactacttgaGTTTACTAGCTGGCTTCAAAAGCACGCAGGAGCAAGTTTTACATCAATTTTTATGATTAACATGtaagttgaaattatttatattttaatataaactaaaaaggaAGTAAAAAACTTCTAAATCACATAACAGAGGAAATTTACATTAGAGTTTTAAATCGATTGACAAATTATGatacagttttatatgtaatagtacatactatgtaatcattagagttatttacttttaaaataacgcACTAAACATTGCCATTCAGTTTGATCAAATGTGGTATTACAGTAAACACAATTGACATAcggtattacaataatttataaatcacaaaGTTACAGTTAAAGTGGAATTTCTTTTAAAGACTAAGATAGTTTTAAAAAGTCATGATTTTTCAATAGTTTGTTTCAATTACGCACTCTTGGTGTTAGTAAAAtcaagtaagtaaaaaaatacaagtggAATACACCAAATAATTCAGATGAAGAAATCCTATACACATTGAGTATGAGGAAATATGATCATTTATACCTTGACCTTGACAAGTAGACCTTGTGAGAGATCAAATGTTATGGATTAATagtctttttttttaatgataaatggtttttgaaaatggTAATacagtatcaataaaaatacagtcAGGGAGATTGATATTGTGCAAACAATAAGTAAACAAAAACGTAATATCTGCTAATACTactaagacattttttaaatagctacTAACTTTTGTATGAGTAAAGTGAACATGTTATAACTGGGCAAAGTACTGCTACAGTTTTTTCTGATTCCTTattattaactgttaaataacattagaaaatactttcttattattaacattttaaattaaatttagtttgaacattttcaaagtaatttctttttataaatggttattttaataataaattgttgaagAATACTGACAATTATTCATTATTACCTGGTCTAATCTTACtcttatttgtgttattattgttatttagatataACATGATAATCAAGATAATGAGAATCCCCAGTACACTTCAGCTTAAATGGATAAAATACaagaatttttcttttgtctttgAACATACAAATATCTTTGTACtaatagtaatatttactttGGAGAAGTCTACTGTACATAAACATTAATATCCTCTTAGCTAGTAAACAATCTAAGAAGTAAATCTTTCCTTGCACCATAAAGCATCTCAAGTAAGATTAGGTGAGATTGGGATTTCGAATATAATGCTGTGCCTGCTGTGTGTGTGCTGTGCTGAGCTAGTTGTGAAAACTGAGTAattgtggtttttttttgttgtcTTATGTGCGTCGTATCGAGCAATTATAACCACAATAATTAAGCCATacagcaaatttaattttataatgtggtCTGTTATCTCCGAAACATGTGACGAGTGATTACACCTTTTCAATAGATTTTGAATTTCAGAGAGATAAGGAATCCTCCCCAGAAGGATAACTCCCctggagggttcacttctggctggtttgtaccttccagttgaacccacagtgggtacatcaaaaaccgatgtgtcacttaaatctggataaccttatggatatccaggaggtggcacatcactaactgcaaatgtagagattctggggcgcaagggtaattcgacaggtctagtctactgcgggagatgactgttggagttggtggcgTTTTTTTCCCTAAGAGTCTAAGGTTCCTTGCCAGCCTatacataagggtgtgccaccccctgccttctttgactagagaggctggttcagagctggcttctccttcttcctaggggacatgacttgagattagtatcctaaacttttcctcatgaatctcgacaagAGACAGCCCCTActtccaaccttacccatccaaaatatcctgtcactctggaagcagtgcaaaggtcctaaTAAAAACTATACCTGAACAAGACAATCACTTGAATCCAACTGCAACCTAAGGTTTGTATTCTGTTCTACCAGTTGCTCATACATCTCTTCCCctgttttatctttcattttcaaACTTTCCAACTCTTCTTGAGACTTTGagaataaatcatttaatatattgtacttCTCTTTGATGTCCTTGAGTTTTGTGTCTTGAAACAacttttcagataattttaaatcagcctgaaaaataaaaaagcaaaatttaactTTGGATGAAAAACccttaataaatgttttagaaattgtATGACAACTCTGTTTAAAGTGTCTATCTGTATACCTTTTATATTTGTGTCTATCTGTGTGCCTTTatatttggtaaatgtttgtttatgaaAATACTAATTGCATAGTATTTTAAAGCTACAGTACAGTAAACGTGGTTCTCCTGTCAAATTAGATCATTGTCACCTAGTGCTCAgagagaaaatataattatttaaaataaatgttaaaactaaattatattttttaaatatgatttttattataataatgagtATAAGCTTTGGAAGCTGATGTTGAAATATGACTTGACGTTCAGAGATTTTATCCAATATCTGTCTCTGATATGTGACACTGGTTGGAGTTCTCTGCATATGGGAGCCCCTGATGTCTAGAAAACTTtggaattttaaagaatttagcCTCTCAATGAACCCAAATTCCGTTCTGGAGGCTTTAGGCTCTGGAACCTCCTGACATCTAGGACTCCTCTCTCTGCCTATAGAGTCCCTATAATCTAAAATTTACAgcctttaaaaatgtaatacaaccaTTCATTTCCAGAAGCTTTAGAGCTTTTGAGGCCCCGTTCTCTTAAAGTTACTGTCCTATAAAATCTTACTAGATACTGGGAGATTCCATCTTCTAGAACCTCTTGTAGTCTGGAAGTTCCTAGCCTTGGGAGTTTCTGATTCTGGtattcctgacattttaaaattccagTCTCTACATTCTTTCCGACACTAGGGGCTACCATCTTCTGGGAGTTACCAACATCTATAGATCTAAACCATTCCTAGAAACTGGAATTTTACAATCTCTAAATGCTTTTGCCTCTGTAAAGTCATGATCTTTAAATGATTTTAGTTTCTAGAACCTCTCAGACTCCAGGGTGCTTCTAGGCTGCAGGGGTTCCTGGAAAGTGAGAGTTTCGGGCCACTTTGAGTTCTTGGACACTGAAATTTTTGACACCTGGTAACTTGTTATCTGAAACTTCAGGGAGTAACAcgttttcattcattaaaaattcaatttaataattaacctTCCTGCACTAAACAGAAAGAGAAATTgatctaaactcaaaatttgcATAGAATCAACCCTTTCCCACCGTAGCAATGTCATAGGTATGATTaggtttgtttaaataatttctgaACATTGATTACCCAGGTCATGGATTGTATGTACAAGTAGGGTTTAcaatatgaagaaaatattttaacaccaaCTGACCTGCTTTTCCAGGTTTAATAGCAACTCTTTCAGCTTTGAATTTTCTCTCTCAGCATGAGACAGCTGGATGGTGACTGATTTGTTGTTGTCAACAAATAGAGAAAGTTTTTCTTCAATCTCTTCTTGTTTTTGTTTCTGCATTTCCAAAAGCTGTTGGCTGACCaacaacctaaaaatatttatttcaatttaaaaattaaaatcctaataCAGATTACATAATCCAcgtcaattaaaatttaattatgaatctATCTTTGTATCATTTGTTTATCATATTACTGAACAGCTAACATATCTGAATACTTCATCTGAAATTTTTATCATCATCGTTCTAGGTTTATAGTGTCTGATCAgtctcaaaataacatttttaaataattctttttcacTCCTCCCCCCACCCATTGGGAGTCCTCTGTAGTCAGCACACAGCTGCTACTGTATAGTATCCTCATGAAAAAGATGGGttagattgaaataaaatgttaatcagGCTTAATTTAATTGAAGTAAATTGTAGCTGATTTAAACTTTCTTAGGGTTTGAATCAGATTTTTGGTCCTAAGCCACAAAAACCTGTATGATCAGTCTGATCACCTTACTGTTGATTGATCATATCGATCATGGATTGGTTCATCAGTTTAGCCAATCACAAACCATTTCACTCCACTCACGTAGATGTAATTACCACCTCTACCAGTTTTGGTTTATCTCTTGACTAAAAATAGCTCTCCATGTCCACACTGATGCCGGTATGTAGATTTTAAATGGgttaacaatatttcaatgtaGTTTGAAATGGATAACTTAGTTAATATTCATACCAACAGCTCCATAAGCTTAGGTACTAAAGTAAAACACTACTAAAGGGGgagaacaaacaacagctgcaaaaaggctacagagtcttcaaaggttagcttgcttaagcatcacgggagcgatgagctcctgcccaacactagcaatcgAAGCGGTCCTGGGTTacactcctcttggccaggaggtgatgagaacagctgcgatgagcgcaatgaagcttctaggaacaaaggtaataaatgctacctccttagaaggccacatgaaaatattgcaaaaatttcctgaggctgaaatgctaaccaaagtatcagatgctatggttaagaaatactcctttgaaaaaccatatacggtctctatcggaagtaaggagaaatggattaaaaaggaggcctaccctacaaaatgAGTCTTGAAGTTTTTCActgatggttcactcctagactctagggcaggatacggaatacatggacctggagttgacatggctgtgctCCTAGGAAGACATGTCAtggtttttcaggcggaggtcatggcaatagactcatgttccagaagactcatacaattgaggacaaaaggattatcatacctaatactttctgatagtcaggctgcactgaaggcactggatacctgttcgtttgattcgaaagcggtctggaaatgcaggaatgctctagcagagctggcaacgaaaaacagagtaacactcggttgggtaccgggtcatgaaggtatttatgggaatgaaaaagcggacatcctcgccaaaaagggagcagaatccacattggtggggcctgagccaggttgtgggatagccttctccaacattaaagctctggtcaaagattgggaaaagaggacaagacacaagaattggagtagagcctcaggtttaagactattcaaattgtttatctctccttacgctaaagggtggacagttctcctagaccagaataaggaggatataagactgatattaggaatgttgacaggacatggccctctgaggaagcaccttatgaaggtaggccttagtcagagtagcgaatgtagactctgtggagaggaggaggagtcagcggagcacatttggttagattgtcctgccatcgtagagactcggaaaagatacctgggagcatatctcctcagccccaaggacattagagaacaggagcccttaaatctgattggtttttgcaaaagccttgGTATGAGGGCACAAaataaagtaagggaggcgcaaaggtcctttttaggactaagcgcggggacaaactgtcctcttccctaaggaaaggaaaaaaaaatggtaaaacaCCCTGGAGTGCATTGTGAGTGGTAATTGTGAGGTGCATATTCTCAGTACAGTATCTCAGTGTTATCAGTGCTATCACAAAATAGTCAAAGATTTATTTGGGTACTAACAATATAGAGGTGCTCTAGAAGTTATACAGTCCATACAATAGCTACTTAAGTTAGATCTTTAAAAGTTGAAAGACAAAACTTTCAGATTTACTCACTTATGTGAATAAGAGGCAGATTCCTTTTCGTTCTTCATGATTACATCTTCCAAGGATGAAATCTGACTTACAAGAGAATTATTAATACCCTCCAAGTATTCATTTTTCCGCTGTACTGCAAGTATTTCATTCTGTAAGGATTTCAGaaacctgtaaaataaaaattatctggttgtaatatttttgaaattttttataaatttatcatagCTTTACACTCTTGACTCACTATAAATCACTCAACACAAGtcatactttatttataattttcagaactagcaaacattaattattggttttcaattttttaactttataatgcCGATGGCACAATGTAGCAGGTATGGCCGTTAACACAAGATAATTGATCAAGTAACGAAGAGTGTGGTTGCTCTTTGGATGGATGACCATTGAGTGATCCTGTACTTGCAAGCAGTCCCGCCcgcccagccattggtggtggtttggaaaaCACAAGGTAAACCATTGGTGCCGAGGTAAGTGTCAGAGATGGCACCCAAACttcacctggtgaaataagacattcttcACCTTTTACCTTTTTCATAATTAGCTGACTTAACTCATTTCAGGTTTAAGCTTGCTGACCCTGATGTTCTGAATCAAGTATCTCAGTGTGCTGAATTTGTGCTCTCACACAATAGTCAAAGATTGTTTCGAGTACTCTATGGAGGTGCTCTAGAATTTATACAAACATTGATTTACAGTTGCTTACAAAAGTAGCTCTGGAACACTTATGGagtattaattaaagaaattcaCAAGGGGACCCATCCCCTGTTTATTCCAAACTGCCAATACCACAGTGTGTCACCTTTGAAATACATTTCTATATACATCACAGACACACACCtacatacataaaattgtttaagagCATTccttttattgatataaaatgtcTTACATTTAGATATGTTACTTGCAATgcaattatagtaatttttttcatgtagtaaaaaattattatcattattcaaAACTGACTGTGTTCTAGCTCCAACATTCAATACAAATTTGTGATTGTACTTGATACTACGAGTAAAACCACaataattcattttcaatacTGTGTGAATTGAATGAAAAAGTTCATTAAAACTAcaacatataatttttagtttaaagttgGTTTTTGATCTTTGAACAAGAGATTTACCATCGTTGAGTAACAAAAGAGtagaaatcagtaacattattTTCGAGACATGGAATCTCCTAATATATCATTGTTTTGAT comes from Homalodisca vitripennis isolate AUS2020 unplaced genomic scaffold, UT_GWSS_2.1 ScUCBcl_4212;HRSCAF=10261, whole genome shotgun sequence and encodes:
- the LOC124372873 gene encoding probable E3 ubiquitin-protein ligase bre1 isoform X2; the encoded protein is MCENSEEEILEMLNSIFTKCDIDGNGFVDINTLIHFLTCQDSTWQKDKTIEEEFRKVLCCNGLNQRISKDHFITSLLGCIKLKTQSFEENHYNENPNQEVSAEQSPEIVFASVTNNIINSEVCFVADGQTLTNEDVAEEISVSDCESSPVNKQFLKSLQNEILAVQRKNEYLEGINNSLVSQISSLEDVIMKNEKESASYSHKLLVSQQLLEMQKQKQEEIEEKLSLFVDNNKSVTIQLSHAERENSKLKELLLNLEKQADLKLSEKLFQDTKLKDIKEKYNILNDLFSKSQEELESLKMKDKTGEEMYEQLVEQNTNLRLQLDSSDCLVQIFLDENFTLDSTIPFERSLLAELQDKVMLR
- the LOC124372873 gene encoding probable E3 ubiquitin-protein ligase bre1 isoform X1 codes for the protein MCENSEEEILEMLNSIFTKCDIDGNGFVDINTLIHFLTCQDSTWQKDKTIEEEFRKVLCCNGLNQRISKDHFITSLLGCIKLKTQSFEENHYNENPNQEVSAEQSPEIVFASVTNNIINSEVCFVADGQTLTNEDVAEEISVSDCESSPVNKQFLKSLQNEILAVQRKNEYLEGINNSLVSQISSLEDVIMKNEKESASYSHKLLVSQQLLEMQKQKQEEIEEKLSLFVDNNKSVTIQLSHAERENSKLKELLLNLEKQADLKLSEKLFQDTKLKDIKEKYNILNDLFSKSQEELESLKMKDKTGEEMYEQLVEQNTNLRLQLDSSDCLVQDLKSQLAATCKELSNLHNKKIKAKTQTSTPSDNQSADNSMIFLDENFTLDSTIPFERSLLAELQDKVMLR